Proteins from a single region of Bacillota bacterium:
- the rpsO gene encoding 30S ribosomal protein S15, translating to MALTGPKKHEIISDFQLHELDTGSPEVQIAILTERINYLTEHLKEHKKDHHSRRGLLKMVGQRRGMLEYLKAKDIERYRNLVDKLGLRY from the coding sequence ATGGCTCTTACTGGCCCCAAGAAACACGAAATCATCAGTGACTTCCAGCTTCATGAACTCGACACTGGATCACCGGAAGTCCAAATCGCTATCCTTACCGAGCGCATAAACTACTTGACTGAGCACCTGAAAGAACACAAGAAAGACCACCATTCCAGGCGTGGACTGCTTAAGATGGTTGGCCAACGGCGGGGAATGTTAGAGTATCTAAAAGCTAAGGATATTGAACGGTACCGTAACTTGGTTGACAAATTGGGTCTTAGATACTAA
- a CDS encoding bifunctional riboflavin kinase/FAD synthetase, with protein MRIMTGFDNWHSKTSVGSVALGFFDGVHVGHQSIIMTTVQEAQRQALPSAVLSFEPHPLAVINPDLAPKLITSLSKKTELIAQLGVDFLLVLPFTLTFADTDAFTFARLVLTDVLKTKHVTVGYNYSFGHKRRGTPEKLTAWGRELGFGVTIVPPVTCDGEVVSSSRIRQLISQGEVAKAATILGRWPTISGQVVRGAGRGHSLGFPTANITLNEELLLPRFGVYAVRSQYQDKHLYGVANIGLVPTYGYHTARLEVNFFEFGEDLYGQYLCIELISFLRPERKFVSADALKDQMEVDKQQAIRIFTYTDRKVDRNCLASVYNRGAL; from the coding sequence ATGAGAATTATGACCGGATTTGACAATTGGCACTCAAAGACTTCTGTGGGTAGCGTAGCACTGGGCTTCTTTGACGGCGTTCACGTTGGTCATCAGAGCATAATCATGACTACCGTTCAGGAAGCACAGCGACAGGCACTACCCAGCGCGGTCCTGTCTTTTGAACCTCATCCGCTAGCTGTGATTAACCCTGATCTAGCCCCTAAGCTAATCACGTCCTTAAGCAAGAAAACTGAGTTAATTGCACAACTGGGTGTGGATTTTCTGTTGGTGCTCCCTTTTACCTTGACCTTCGCTGATACAGATGCTTTTACCTTCGCCCGCCTCGTCTTGACTGATGTACTCAAGACTAAGCATGTTACCGTCGGGTACAACTACTCTTTTGGTCACAAACGACGTGGTACGCCGGAGAAGTTAACAGCTTGGGGTCGAGAGCTTGGCTTTGGAGTAACCATAGTTCCACCGGTTACTTGTGACGGCGAAGTCGTTTCCAGCAGTCGAATAAGACAATTAATTAGCCAAGGGGAAGTGGCAAAGGCGGCAACTATTCTCGGACGATGGCCAACTATTTCAGGTCAGGTTGTCCGCGGAGCTGGACGAGGGCACTCTCTCGGCTTTCCCACGGCTAACATCACCTTAAATGAAGAGTTGCTCTTACCTCGTTTCGGTGTTTATGCCGTCCGCAGTCAATATCAAGATAAACACCTATATGGAGTAGCAAATATTGGCTTGGTACCGACTTATGGTTATCATACCGCCCGTCTCGAGGTTAATTTCTTTGAGTTCGGCGAAGATCTGTATGGACAATATCTCTGTATCGAGTTAATTTCATTCTTGCGCCCGGAACGAAAATTTGTTTCAGCTGATGCACTCAAGGATCAAATGGAGGTTGACAAACAACAAGCTATTCGTATCTTTACATACACAGACCGAAAAGTAGATCGTAATTGCCTGGCTTCGGTTTACAATCGGGGGGCTTTATGA